Within Telopea speciosissima isolate NSW1024214 ecotype Mountain lineage chromosome 8, Tspe_v1, whole genome shotgun sequence, the genomic segment aaattccacctctttttttttttttttctatttagtcTCGCAAAGTCAAAATTTCAGTCTTTGAGTAATTGTTTGTGGATTCAATCTAACACATTTCCTCATAGGGTTTGTTTTATGATGGGGTCTTATAATCTAATGAGGATTACATTTGGAATTAAGGTGGCTTCTTTAATTAACTTCTACCAGCATCTAACAAGTGAATGAACCCAAACAGATTGGTAGTTACGCTCGTGTTCAAGGCAGTTGTGCATTTTATTGCATTGGTAATATTTAAATTTGAGCAATGCTAGGAGGACATTATCTGCCCACACCGTTTAGTACCCGTTTAGTGCCCATTTAGAGTTAAATAGGCCACTAGCCCGACCGAGGCCCGTTTAAGACCCGTTTACCTTGAATAAGGctgccccgattaaagaccgaacaccgaccGACCGATATTAAACAGTACCATGTCCACCCAATGCAAGCCCGAACACCTAAACGGTCGGACACGGTGtagcctataaaattggtgaggctcGGTGAGGCCCGTCTAGGCCCCAACCTAGACCGACCgaacccgaccggttgacacccttagttgtaCTGGTATGAGGACAATGAGAGGGTTTATTGCTACCCAGGTTGGAGAAATGTTCCTGCTACCTGGGCTTTgcaaccaaagaaatggaataattcactttccctttggATTCACAAATATCCTCTTAGGTTTTTGCATTTAccaaaatacacttttggattccatttctttgactGTGAACCAGGTAACAGGAACATTCTTACAACCTGGGAAGCAGCAAATTTTCGTCCATCAATGTAGATGTGATTATTTCATAAAGGTATGGCGGTATTTTTATGCATTTCTATACCTTAAGGGTGTCCAAACCAAACAGAAACTGAATCAAATCATTTAAGTCGAAATTGGAGGACTGTTTAATAAATCGTTCGATTATGATTTTATAAATGACACCATTTAATTAATCGGTTCAATTATGTTTAGACCGtttaatccaacggtttcaaaccgtgtaatccaattaaaaccgTATAATCCCAATGGACATTAACCTCACGCCGCGGTGACAAAGGTTGCCGGTCATGAGGCTGGCGGCAACTCACccgttagaaaaaaaaatccaccaacGACTTCCCATATGGTCCTGCAGATTCCAATTCAGCCTAGTGATCTGCaagttctatttttttaaaaaaattgaaacatcGCTACTTAGTAAAAAAACACAATGGAATTGCAGCATATGTCGCAACTACTGGCCTACAGGTGGCTGGTTGCGACCCTCAAAGGCTCTTAAAAAAAATCAGGTACACCCCAAAACCGCTAGAGGtctgaaaaccatttttttttttattaaacctTCGAACTGCCCACGCAGGTCTTAAGAACTTGCCACATGTGCACAACAGGGCCAACCTACTTGTGGGTTGCAACTGTGATTCGTCGATAAATTTGTTGGAAAAACCTAACAGAGATAACACGGAATAGATAGGAGGCAGAACCTCTTTATCTAATACCAACTAAAAGGAATTAACTGTTGGGAGCTTGCAAACTTACCTCTAATTGGACCATTGGCCTGTCAACTGTTAAACTCCAACTTGCCATTTTTTAACAATGACGATGGTGGTGCCAGTGGCTTGGTGCTTCTAGTTTCTGAGTTTTTAATGGCTGCTCTGATGGAGAGTAATGCCTTTGTTATCAAAACCAGGGATCTATCATGGATTAAGTAACTTATCCAATAATCCCTCCCATCAAGGTAGTTATTGGTAAATGGTTCTCCCAAACCCCCAACTAATTATGTTGACATTGCATCATAGGCCACATCATCTTACAGTAACAGGATAACAAAGTAACTTTTCttaagaagggaaaaaatgtAGTAACGTACATGTTAATGTAAACATAAAAAACGAAGATAACAAACTAAGTTAAACAAAAATGATACGGAGATTTAATGTGGTTgacacaccaatatgatgtgctacatccacagGCGAAGCTAACGATGATTCACTATTTGACagaagaaaatacaacaaagatctctcaagaacagcCAAAACTCGCAACAATAACTCTCCccagaaaaccctaactcaaaaatccccaaatatcACTAACCtcacaaaattttcctttttaggtcaccaccaaaaatgtcagaGCTGAGCCAACTTCGaaacgggtacaagaattcaagaaCACATAACATAACCTCTACAATCCAAGTTCGTACTCTTACCCTCTTTAGTATGTGTATATAACATGTACACACTTGTGTATTGAAAGATATAAGATTTCCATAGCCTGAAGGGTTCTCACGAACAGTTTCAGAATTTCCCTTATCCAGAAGAATAGTTGACATGTTCTGTCGCACTCAAACTCTCACACATTATCCTATTGGTACAAAGCATTACAAAAACAATTATTATTACTAATTAGTTTATCAACTCAACACCAATAATAAGAAcatttatattaaataaatcaaGTTATTCATATAAACTAAACAGACTAAGTATTCATAAAACCACGgcaaaggaggaattccttcaccaaTGACCATCATTGGCCTGGGATGGATGCCAAAGAACAATGGAAGGTATTACAAACCTCTAACCAATAAGGAGAAGTAATAATGATCCTAGATGAATGGGTATTTCTTTTACCGTGggtaaaggaaaactttctcctaaacTATATAACCATCCAAGACAACTCAACATCAACATGACATTATACACAGTTATCACcacattaattattttaatattaaaaaatatttaatgcaTTATTTTATGCATATATTTACAAAATATCCCCACTTAGATCTTAAAAGGCTTGGGAAGGAGATGCCTCTTGAGATTTTCAGAGGCTTTTAGCTTGGTCTTGATCCTTGGATTGGACAAAGTGCTTTCAATTGGATAATTTAAGAACACAAAATTTCATCTAGTGAGTTTAGAGGGGGTACTGCAGAATTTCTTGTGACACATAAATCTTATTAGAACTATTTGGATTACAGAAATGGTATATCCTAATACCAATTGAAGACATCAACTTAAACAGGCCATATCCATAGCAGAATATGCACTCTGCTGGTCAAcatggaaggagagaagaaaagttaGGAGGTGTATGCAAAGATTTGTCCATTCTTTAATTGTGAGTTGAGCCAACTCTGGGAGGAATTCAAAGATGTTCCAGCTGACCCCTACTGGGAATAGGATGCCTGAATCCTATTCACAGACTACTTATTAATTTTTTCCTTACAAAAATGAGAAACAAAAGGCCAGTTACTATTAGACTTACCTCAACCTCTACTTACTGAATTTAGACAGCCAATATGTAAGTTATGAGGGTGCTAACCCTACCAAACAAGATATTAATTAGATCAAATAATATTTGAAAAATACTTTCCTGGTGGAATTTTTCAAATATTGGTGTGggactttagtcccacatcggttgtgAAGAAGTAAATCATTTGGTTTATATATGTTTGTGATGTTTTATCACATGTTATATTTAAAAAGGATTGTATGATGCACTTGCAAACAAGGACAATGACCGTCCAAACATGTGCACAAGCATGAGGCACAATGTGACGCTTTGATGATGCACTTTGCACTTCACACTTGCACATCATCGCAATTAGACGCCTTAATCTTTCCAAGATCAACGATCTGTGATTCAATGTAGTGGTTCAAATTTCACCGTTGGATCAATGTCTGGTTAAAGGGGTGCAAACCCTTGGCACAAACGTTGAACCCACTAGTTGTATGTAGCCCATCCGTATAACCATGAGAGCCCAATGATCATGACCCTTTAGAACAGACATATGAGCCCTATGGATGTGACCCATCCAAACAGGCTTTGTGAGCTTATAAATGGCCCACCAAATCTAtcaatcatataattaaaaaaagggaagcaattttctatcctggagtgtggcctacgccaacaatCCCATatgtgtatctctctcctccttaaaacaagggggtagagataTCTTTTCActtggggaagagagagatagactcatgggagtgttggcgtaggccacactcccaaacatagatctttttcccttaaaaataaaaaatcaattctctaatagtttcaagtgattactATCTTTGCAATCAATAATCAATCCAACccgatttatcttgggaggcaagTTTGTTATAACCCATTTGCAATAGgatgcaaatactgtcttaaggacaaaACGACCTCATTCAACTCAGGCTGTCTCTCTGTCCTCTTCCTTTTGATTTTAGATTTCTAACAATTTTCTCATGTACATCAGAAGTCTAATGTAATTCAAAATCTTTGTATGATGTTTGCCCATCATTACGATAAGCTCCCTCATGAACATTCCATATAGGAGTAACAAGAGTTTAAATTACTCAAGGATTACATGATATTGGCCATCTCTAAAATGTCAAAAATTATCTATATCTACATTTGCATCCACCACAATAGCTCCAAACCCGCAACCGAGAAAGACATAAAATAACATCATTAGAGGAGAATCTTGCACTAGACTAACTCTATATTTCGCAATCTCAGTTGGAGTCACCGTTCATATTCAATCTGCAATAGCTGGTAGAGTTCCAACATTTAATCTATTCAGCACAATGTTTCAAGAGAAGGTAGGATGCCTCAATGTACACCAAATTTTCACTTTCTCAAGCATTCTTGTCCCAACTCCAATTTTCACAACCATCAGAGAGCAAGAACAGCAATTATCATACTTTCCACCCTATCTTTTCATTAATGTTTCCCCTGGAAGAAAACTAGAAATATTCATCAGAAAAGGAATTATAATTTTACTAAATGAAAAGGAACTATACATTTATCTACATATTTTCATatatttctacatttatctttaaTTTTTCCAGCTTATTAATATATCAATGGAGTGTCCCTTAATTAATTGTTGAAATACCTCTGaataccaatttttttattcttgatcAAAGGGAAAAGTATTGGACACTTTTTTACATATGTATACGAAGGAAACAGTGTCTGGGGCTACAAGCTTGTGTTAGTTTGTAAACCCAGTAATTTGATACATGTCATATTCTCGAAAGGCAAGAATGCACAATTCTTTTAGTTAAACTATTCCAAAACGCATCTCAAAATGTAACCTTCATTTCTACGGTAACAATGACAACAAACAAGAACATCCAGAAGATGCAGTGCTCTTATTCATCCATTCATCCATTGTCGTCAATGGGATACATTATATCCACAAAAGTTCTTATTTTGGGGGCTGGAGGGTGAAACTACATTCAAGAGAGTATTGTTGAAATAAATGGTCAATAAAAATTTTAGCATAGAGAATTGAAGTCAATCATGAGGTTAGGAATCAAACTAACAATAAATACAGTTAAAAGTATAATATATTGACTTCTTATGTTTCCTATGTTTGAAAATCTCAAGGCAAAAGTCACCCAAGAACTTGGCATAACAAAGGGATGCATGCCATTTAATAAGCTACTGACCTGATCCCCTCAGGAACTTTCTTAGTGAAGTTGAGTCGAACTTGCTTCTTCTGCTTGAGAGGAACTGGCAAAGAAGTATCAGTAAAGGATATATTCATCAGCTAGCACATCAGAGAAACGTGTAAGAGAAACAATAAATTACAATTGGAACACAAACCTTCTGTCTTACTATGCTTGTTGGATACAAGGACAGAGGACTTCCACTCCTCATAAGCACgcttttccattttcttatGCCTCTTGTAACTTGGAAGCtgcaaaatacattttttgTTGTTAGAATCCAATACCAATCAACAAAATAGTTTGCAACTAAGAAAAATTCCAATCAATCAGTAGGATAGACATTAACAGTTGCCACAATCCAATATTGGAAGTTGTAAATACTGCAATTCTGTATGGCTCTTGCCCACTTTCAATGACCCAAAATATTCCTTATCCTACAGGTGCTGTGAAGAAATGGATACCAAAGTTGCAGCAGATAATTAATGACCCTATTATTCACGGGATCTTGAAAAAAAGCAAAtttttctgaacttttttaATACCAATTTACATTTGGTTTCTCAAGACAAATTTTCACTGAATTATTTGTGACTTTGCTAACTGTGGCAGTGACTGATGAAAAGGGGTGTGGGCAGATGGGGCAGCAAACTAGTGACAATACTCCAGACTCTTATGGCAAACAAGCGAGGCCTTGTAAGACAGCTCCCAATACTAAAATTCATTATTATCCTTGCCAAAAAACATGAGctttattttttagaattaAACACCTTCAAGGTAAAATTGAGGCTAACGTTTCTATTCAATTACATTCCCATAGAGCAGAAATGATAAAACCAAACTAGTTTAAGTAGAAATCAAATTCTGAAATGCTCACACATGGAACAAGCATGCAAAACTCTGCTGAAACTGAATTTTCTGCAAACATCATAACTGGTGGTCTTAGAGTTGTGGTACAGCCCGAGGTCAATATTAATCCACAAAACAGTGAATGAATCTTGGAGACAAGAAGCCACTGCAATAATCTATCGTTTGGCTAAGAGAAGGAGCCATCACATGCAATGgaaaaaagagcatcccagtgcatgaggctcccactactgcaggttctgggaggggcaaatgtatgcagccttaccccctgctttgcaggagaggctgtttccaagtttcaaacccacaaccaacaggttgcaatagcgcaacttaacagTTGCACCAAGGTTTGCCCACTCATATGAGATAAAGTAATTTGCTGTAGGTAAGAAGCCATCAGGTGTTAGCAGGTATAATTCCATGTGTGTACTATATCAAACATTTGCAATAAACAGGTACATGTATCATGCAACTTGCAAATAGACAAAGAATACAGATTAAATATTCTTAGTACCTCTAGcccatcttcatcatcaacagATGACTCCCCAGATTCATCGTCATAATCTTCACGTCTCCTCTTGCCAGGTAAAGCATCTAGCAGTTCTGTTTGTGAATGCGACAGTTTCAAGAGATTGGCTATAATCAGATTGGATGTTTGATACTCACCAACAATCATGACGTACATCAAGCCAATGTCAAAGCAATGGTCTTATGGTTAAGGCAAATGAATGATAAATAGGGAACAGTTTGGAAAACCAGCCACCAGTATGCTAAATGTCAGGTATATATATACCTCTGCTCCCTTTCACAGCTTTTGggtctttcttctcctttgagATTCCAAAAACATCAAAGCAAAGATCTTTCATAGAGGTAGAGACCTGCAATTTTAGTTCCATATATTCTATATTAGAAAGAGGAAGATAACTAGAACAAACAAAATTGAACTACTAAAGACTTCATTTCTTACACTAGTGAACTCAGACTCTGATGTGCCACAGAGCTCAATCAACTTCAACTTGTCTACTTTAAGCTGTGAAGAAAGTAAGCATCCAATATGAGAAAACTAACTAATCCAATAACAACCCCCCCTGGAGTtggtgtatgtgtgtgtgtaaaaAGACTCGGCCACCATAAATCTTTGTGAAAAAAATTAAGCATTCCAACACAAGAAGCAATAACAAAATCGGATGCCTAACAATCAACTTCCAAGCAAAGACAATTATGTTGTGTAtgtctagagagagagagaaaacatgtGTGTATGTGCATGCACGCGCACACGCTACCTTATGTCTTTTTGCACACAGATAGAAAGCAACAGCTGTAAATACAGGCCGAGTGCAGTCTGCACTCGACCGCCGAGAAACTGGTAACGCACTGAGAAatcgctccttgtagctgaaAAACAACATCATACGATAAGTTAATCTGCATTTACACAAAACCACAAACCTTCAAactttaattaatatatatataaacacaaTCAACAGAATTATAAAATAAGCAGCAGTATATCATACTCGAGCACACCATCTAATCCATGCTTATACTCATCCAGACCATCCAACCGATGTTTTCACAGATATATTCTGTTCCTATACTCTCAAATAACCATGATAAATAAACCAATATGTTTATGCTGTtaacaaaaatgcacccaattaGGCTGGATTGTtcagaaataaaagaaacaaaggcTGACATGGGAGCCATGGACCTTTCAAAAGGAGAGGGGGTATCTCCAACTTGCCTGCATTTGCATTTCATGAATGGAAGATTGAGTATTAAAATACCACCTCCTTATGTACACATTTTATCAAGCACATGGTAGAGATCATACATTCCACATTATAAATTACGTGATTGTGCCATACATACACATTTTATCAAGCACGGGGTACAGATTCCAAGTAACAATGGATAGATTAAAAACCAGCTAAGAATCTCAAAACTCTTTTACTCGAAGTGATAGTGCAGCTAACCAATCTTCAAACTGAAACCCCTTCAGTATTATTGGGATGGTATTCACTCACTGATAGAGATTTAAgtagacaaacacttatttatttttaattattcaagAATATTTTTCGAACAAATCTAccaggaaaaacaataaaaagaaatgaaaaattccCGTAACACAACTGAgcggaggaggagatggagaagaaacttACAGAGACAACCCCTTCTGCACGAAAGGAATTAGTCTAACacaaccaaattggattcccAATTCTCTGGTGTCCAGCTTCATCCTACAGTGTCGATTGTGATTCATTTAATTGAAACGCTCAATAAAATTGCAGTAGATAGAATTCCCAATTAAAAGAAGTGAAGAAAATAAACACTCACTTGACACCGAGGCCATTCTGCATCGCATTGAATGACCTGTTATATGCCTTCTCCGACATCCCACTCAACCTAATCGCAGCCTGCCGATCAAATAAAACCTGCAACCTGGACCGATCAAATGCAACCAAACAACAAAAGCGAATGAGCGAACAATTCAGAAAacttaaaattaggaaaaaagaaaaagattaaatAACACAAAATCCACAGATTGAATATATAGAGCACCTCGTAGCAGCAATTTCCAAGCAAATCACTCCTTTGCAATTCTCTCCCTGCAATTGATAACAATAACCAAATCAAATGATCACGAATTAGCCAAAACTAGACGACTGAGAAGCAATCAAGGCGAAGGCGGAAGATGCTTACGACTCCGATGATGGACGAATCAAATTGAACGTCGCTGAGACGCCGAAGCTCTTCAGCCTTACGGATTAAGACTTTGGCATCCGAAAGCCCTATCTTCCGCGCAATGTCTGAGAGATCCATTTTCCCTTTTCTGTCGAAAAAAGGTTGAGTCAACTTATTGCTTTGCAAAGAAGAGCTGCATTATAAACCAGAGTAACGAGAGAGAAACGTGGATAAAGGGGTGACGGGGCGACGGGGCGACGGGGCGGGAAGTTGGGAGTATGCTTTTCAAGTTTTGAATTCGGCTTTCCCGTTTTATTTCTCGCGCCTAAAAGAGCGAAAATTCCCCGGTAAAAATTGGCGCCAAATAGAGAGCGAGTATCTCGCGCCATCGCGTGGTCAATCTTGACCGTCGATCACAGGCTCAAAGCGACAATATGACGTGGAAGTATCTCTTGTTACTCTCTAGTCTCTTTACCCTTTAAACCAGAATAGGGTCTCTTTAGTCTTTACACTTTTCGCAAAGAAATGTAAGCGTAATAGGGATTTACCCATCTAGTTAGACACTTAAGAGGGATTTGCTTAGCCGTTTAAAAGGGAGCAATTAAATAATGGGAAAGGGTTCCTCCCGACTCTAAAGGAGGAGGGTGGAGGAATGTGCGCATCACACCAATGGTCTTGAAAAACAGTATCATTTACATAGGATTCACATGATTAGggcaagagaaaataataaagaacatTGTGTAAGAGGAAAATGGTATGCTAGCATGTGGAAGTTATTTTTAGTAATTTATTGAGTGCATATTATGGGAGAGAGTTGGGCATGCCCCCAACTTTCTGTAAGCTAGCGGCATTCATCAATTATAAGGTTGGACATAGGAGAGCAAGGGAGTCTTTTCAAAAGGTAGAGAGGAGAGGACGACACAGGTTGGGCACCCTAGAGACACACACACAACCTCTTTCCGCATATTATAGcatattatatatatgggaTAGGGTTTTATTGATATTGTTTTGTacatagggggaagagaggtcATTCATgcgaagaagatgagagagagagagagcgtgtGTGTGTGCTAGTATACCTCCTCAGAGCACCTTTTCCCTATGTACATACACCACTTTATATGTAACTTTTATCGATCTAAATTAATGCCCTAGAGAGTATAAACAATGGCAGGGTTGATTGTTTTCTTTACTTGGTTGAGTGTCGGTTCTCTTGGTTGAGTAGACTTTCCTTAAACAAATGCTTTTAAAATTAGGCTTTGCCCCCACATGGGTACATTGGATTATACAGTGTCTCCATACCATATTAAGGTTAATGGCTCGGTTATAGGTGTTACTCCCCAACATGACTTTCAGTAAAGTTGTCTTTTGAGTTCATGTTTGTTCATTTTGTGTCTGGAGATCTTCCCTTTGAAATTCCTTCATGTTTTTTCTTTGCAGATGATTGCATGTTTTTTGCACTTAGAGTCTCACATATACATTTTCTTTGCCGATGATTACATGTTTTTTGCTAAGGCGACAATGTTTGAGGTCAGCATATAGTCACTCTTCTCCGTTTATAATGCCTAACATATTTGCAAGAGGTAAGGTTTCATAAATCTagtgtttaccaaaaaaaaaaaaaggtttcatAAATCTAGTCTCTTGTTTAGTCCAAACACCTTCATTGGCGTTCGGAAGTAAATCTCTAAGCTTATAAGGTTTGTGAGTTCCAAAATCATGGAACATGTTTGTGGCCAAAAATGTCGTGGCTGCAAATCAACATTTATTTAGTGGGAAGTCATCCCGAACACAGCTTTGCCCTATTGATTCTACCCCTGAAACTCTGCTTCACACTTTGGTGTAGTGTCAGTCTACAGGGTTTTGTTGGCGGGCTTCACCCCTTAGTCTCAATGTGTGCGAGTGGAATAGTTTTGTTTTCTAGCATAACAACCCTAATCTCTTGTTTACCATGAAATCTCTAAATCAGCTACTGTTGGAAGGCTATACTGTAACCAATAGGTTTCCATGAAGGTGCTCAATGCCTCTGTTTTAGCTGTTTTTCAGCAACTCCTCGCCAGCATTTGTTCATATCTTTACTGATGGTGCTTGGGCGTCCAACCTTGCTACTGGGGGCGTGTCTTGTGATTCCAGATGGCTTTGGTCTGTTTTTAGTAACAAAATGCAAACAATGCAAAGATTTCTCTGCTTCTGCCATGGAAGTCGAAGCAATCCACAATAGCATTATTCTGGTTCTTAGCTTTTCTCTTCAGCATTTGGCTATTTTTTTTCAACTGCAGTTAGTGGTTGCTTCTCTTAATATTGTGGTTGAATCCCCGACTCGCATCATCAATAATGAtatactttttttatttcttccccccccccccttttttttttttttttattctatgaAGGCTTCTCCTTTAATATCAGATGAAAAAGAGcaataacaaagaaaagttCGGCAACCACCAGAGGAGAGATGGAGCAAAGATTATTGACAAGTTTGGGAGGTGACCAATATGGAATAAAAAACAGAGCCCAATATTTCTCAAGAATTATTGCCTTTAATTCCCGCATAACTCATTATATAAATAACCAATTTGTAGATTCCAGAATTAGAGGCACATAAGATCCAAAACAAAATTCTACTATTTCATCACCAAAGTCCCCTCAAGTAAAGCTAATGAAAAACCTCTGTAACCTAACCCCACTGCACGTAAGAAGCCCAATGAAGAGGgcaaaaagaataaagaagacAGCAACTTCCTAAGACGCAATGGTAGCAGTCATACAAAGTAGAAGATCGCCATCAAAGACAACAAAAGGGCCACCATCCTGTCACCTGGCCCTTCTGCAACCATCATTAAACTTCAACTAAGCCATGACCAAAAGCAGTGATATTAAAGACATTGTTGTCTAAAAACAATTAGCTTTCTTCCTCGCCACCAccttcctcatcatcatcatcatcatcatcttgtTCATCGTCGTCTTCCTCTTCGAAGCCATCAACACCCTTTAACTGAAAAAAAGTTGAATGTTTCAAAAAATAGTAGAAGCAAAAGGGAGTAAATCTACATCATCAGCCACTAAGACTTccaataaatttaaaaataaaaataaaactcaagTGACTCCCATGATGAAGTGAAACTCCTCTACATGGCCCAAATAACAGAGTAACTACATTAATAAAAAGATGAGAAGACATCCATAAATTACACAACCAGAACTCTCAGATGCCAGAATTTTAAGCCTCTATCGAAAGCAGGCATGGAAAACAAAGCCTAACATCCGCAAGGAATCACTACACACCCATAACAAGCGCCAGAAGTGCCATAGGTTAACAAAGCCTAACACCCACCCTGAATCCCAAAGGGCTGGGCCAAGGCTGGGTTTTTAAGGCCCCGGCTTGGCCAAGCCCCATGCCCTGCCCTATATAACTATAAAGTAAATATATGTATCACGCAAGATAACGAACACATATTAACATAATttaggggaaatatcatccccctcccctctaagtttccttaatatcaacccagtacccaagttttggaAAATGgtaatgccccccccccccccactttttaaagattctatcaaccataccctAAGGTGACTAACTCTGTTAAAAAAGCATATGAAAAGACGATATCACCCTTTTTAATTAGAGTTAAAAGGCAGAAGCCTTTCTCCCTTACAATAGGggaaatcgagagagagagaagaagggggagaaagaagaagacaccAGCAAGCATCTTCCGCCATTGACGACCTGCAAGCTTCCTCCGCCAGA encodes:
- the LOC122670855 gene encoding origin of replication complex subunit 6 isoform X1; amino-acid sequence: MDLSDIARKIGLSDAKVLIRKAEELRRLSDVQFDSSIIGVGENCKGVICLEIAATRLQVLFDRQAAIRLSGMSEKAYNRSFNAMQNGLGVKMKLDTRELGIQFGCVRLIPFVQKGLSLYKERFLSALPVSRRSSADCTRPVFTAVAFYLCAKRHKLKVDKLKLIELCGTSESEFTSVSTSMKDLCFDVFGISKEKKDPKAVKGSRELLDALPGKRRREDYDDESGESSVDDEDGLELPSYKRHKKMEKRAYEEWKSSVLVSNKHSKTEVPLKQKKQVRLNFTKKVPEGIRGNINEKIGWKV
- the LOC122670855 gene encoding origin of replication complex subunit 6 isoform X2, producing MDLSDIARKIGLSDAKVLIRKAEELRRLSDVQFDSSIIGVGENCKGVICLEIAATRLQVLFDRQAAIRLSGMSEKAYNRSFNAMQNGLGVKMKLDTRELGIQFGCVRLIPFVQKGLSLYKERFLSALPVSRRSSADCTRPVFTAVAFYLCAKRHKLKVDKLKLIELCGTSESEFTSVSTSMKDLCFDVFGISKEKKDPKAVKGSRELLDALPGKRRREDYDDESGESSVDDEDGLELPSYKRHKKMEKRAYEEWKSSVLVSNKHSKTEVPLKQKKQVRLNFTKKVPEGISFLPGETLMKR